One region of Triticum aestivum cultivar Chinese Spring chromosome 6B, IWGSC CS RefSeq v2.1, whole genome shotgun sequence genomic DNA includes:
- the LOC123133171 gene encoding SKP1-like protein 1 codes for MATREAGKKMIMLKSPDGMEFEVEEAVAMESQTIRKMIEDDCADTAILIPNINSKILSRVIEYCNKHVPTTGATGAAASDTVAPAALAEDLKIWDAEFIKVNRATRFDLIQAASYLNIKGLLDLTSQTTIDTISDNSLEEIRSFLSTKNDYLPEEEQTIRRENQWAFQ; via the exons ATGGCGACCCGAGAGGCAGGCAAGAAGATGATCATGCTCAAGTCACCCGACGGCATGGAGTTCGAGGTGGAGGAGGCAGTCGCCATGGAGTCGCAGACTATTCGCAAAATGATCGAGGATGACTGCGCCGACACAGCCATTTTGATCCCCAACATCAACTCCAAGATCCTCTCCAGGGTCATCGAGTACTGCAACAAACATGTACCGACCACTGGAGCCACCGGTGCCGCTGCGTCTGACACCGTGGCTCCCGCCGCCCTAGCCGAGGACCTCAAGATTTGGGATGcagaattcatcaaggtcaatcgtGCCACCCGCTTCGACCTCATCCAG GCTGCAAGTTACCTCAACATCAAGGGGTTGTTGGACCTGACTAGCCAAACGACTATCGACACGATTAGTGACAATTCTCTGGAGGAGATCCGTAGTTTCTTGAGCACCAAGAACGACTACTTGCCTGAGGAGGAGCAGACGATCCGCAGGGAGAACCAGTGGGCATTTCAGTAG